In Vibrio celticus, one genomic interval encodes:
- a CDS encoding rhodanese-like domain-containing protein, giving the protein MKTLLSLSALCIALLSSGVHASERAETGWELIEKGALVVDVRTPAEFEQGHLNNAINYPLSEVATHFAKIDKDQPIVLYCRSGNRSGQAYQFLRAQGFTQIHNAGGLIEMQESK; this is encoded by the coding sequence ATGAAAACCTTACTTTCACTTTCAGCATTATGTATCGCACTGCTCAGTTCAGGCGTTCACGCTTCTGAGCGTGCTGAGACAGGGTGGGAATTAATAGAGAAAGGCGCATTAGTGGTTGATGTCAGAACACCAGCAGAGTTCGAACAAGGGCATCTAAACAACGCCATCAACTACCCTCTTTCTGAAGTGGCTACTCACTTCGCTAAGATAGATAAAGACCAACCGATCGTTTTGTATTGCCGCAGTGGCAATCGATCAGGACAAGCCTATCAATTCTTGCGAGCTCAAGGGTTTACTCAAATCCATAACGCAGGTGGGTTGATTGAAATGCAGGAAAGTAAATAA
- a CDS encoding TPR domain-containing protein yields MDIWLLVALVLMSLFLIVVVIAANKNSSHLKSNVVISITAVALSVLVWSQLKQEIPQLPLDDNNSYTATDFQDELQQSLKQDPNQSDLWFKLGGVYMQKGEFDAAFTCYDYAIRLDPQAPSGLYAAKATALYYLSSQAMSDDVNALLDHSMQLDPNDRTALMLIATDHFISMRYQQAIDAWIQILDSNQKGIDRVSIIHSINQAKQMIR; encoded by the coding sequence ATGGACATCTGGTTGTTGGTTGCGTTGGTACTAATGAGCTTGTTTTTGATTGTGGTCGTCATTGCGGCGAACAAAAACAGCAGTCATCTAAAAAGCAATGTAGTGATTTCGATTACTGCGGTCGCTTTGAGCGTGCTTGTTTGGTCTCAACTGAAACAAGAGATACCTCAACTTCCTTTAGATGATAACAATAGTTACACGGCAACAGATTTCCAAGATGAGCTTCAGCAAAGCCTCAAACAAGATCCGAATCAATCCGACTTGTGGTTTAAGCTTGGTGGTGTGTATATGCAGAAAGGGGAATTTGATGCAGCGTTCACCTGCTACGACTATGCGATTCGGTTAGATCCTCAAGCACCTTCGGGCCTCTATGCAGCCAAAGCAACGGCACTTTACTATCTTAGTTCACAAGCGATGAGCGATGATGTGAATGCGTTACTGGATCACTCCATGCAGCTTGATCCCAATGATCGTACGGCATTGATGCTGATTGCGACCGATCACTTCATTAGCATGCGTTATCAACAAGCGATTGATGCATGGATTCAAATCCTCGACTCCAATCAAAAGGGGATTGATCGCGTTTCGATTATTCATTCGATTAACCAAGCCAAACAGATGATCCGTTAA